A DNA window from Acomys russatus chromosome 7, mAcoRus1.1, whole genome shotgun sequence contains the following coding sequences:
- the LOC127191833 gene encoding olfactory receptor 2AG1-like, with protein sequence MEQCNSTVGSGFILVGILDDSGFPELLCATITALYFLALTSNGLLLLVITMDARLHVPMYLLLWQLSLMDLLLTSVITPKAVIDFLLKDNTISFGGCALQMFLELTLGSAEDLLLAFMAYDRYVAICHPLNYTILMSHKVCWLMIATSWILASLSALGYSIYTMQYSFCKSRKIRHLFCEIPPLLKLACADTSRYELMVYVMGVTLLIPPLAAILASYSLILFTVLHMPSNEGRKKALVTCSSHLTVVGMWYGGAMVMYVLPSSFHSPKQDNISSVFYTIFTPALNPLIYSLRNKEVTGALRRVLGKRLLSV encoded by the coding sequence ATGGAGCAGTGCAACTCCACCGTGGGAAGTGGTTTCATCTTGGTGGGGATTCTGGATGACAGTGGTTTTCCTGAACTGCTCTGTGCCACGATTACAGCCCTGTACTTTCTAGCCCTGACCAGCAATGGACTGTTGCTCCTGGTCATCACCATGGATGCCCGGCTCCATGTACCCATGTATCTTCTGCTCTGGCAGCTGTCTCTCATGGATCTCCTGCTCACATCAGTTATCACTCCCAAGGCTGTCATAGACTTTCTGCTCAAAGACAACACTATCTCCTTCGGGGGCTGTGCCCTTCAGATGTTTCTGGAACTGACACTTGGTAGTGCAGAggaccttcttctggcctttatggccTATGACAGGTATGTGGCCATTTGTCATCCTCTGAACTACACAATCTTAATGAGTCACAAAGTCTGCTGGCTCATGATAGCTACATCATGGATCCTGGCATCTCTCAGTGCTCTAGGATATAGCATTTACACCATGCAGTATTCCTTCTGTAAATCTCGGAAGATCAGACACCTGTTCTGTGAGATCCCTCCATTGTTGAAGCTGGCCTGTGCAGACACCTCCAGATATGAGCTGATGGTTTATGTGATGGGTGTTACCTTGCTCATTCCCCCTCTTGCTGCCATCCTGGCTTCCTATTCGCTGATTCTATTCACTGTACTCCATATGCCCTCtaatgagggaaggaagaaagctcTTGTCACTTGCTCTTCCCACCTGACTGTGGTTGGGATGTGGTATGGGGGTGCCATGGTCATGTATGTCCTGCCCAGTTCCTTCCACAGCCCCAAACAAGACAATATCAGCTCAGTTTTCTATACAATTTTTACTCCAGCTCTGAACCCTCTCATCTACAGCCTGCGGAATAAGGAAGTCACTGGGGCTTTGCGAAGAGTCCTGGGGAAAAGGTTGTTGTCAGTATAG